A single genomic interval of Physeter macrocephalus isolate SW-GA chromosome 5, ASM283717v5, whole genome shotgun sequence harbors:
- the LOC102990401 gene encoding LOW QUALITY PROTEIN: olfactory receptor-like protein OLF3 (The sequence of the model RefSeq protein was modified relative to this genomic sequence to represent the inferred CDS: deleted 1 base in 1 codon) — protein MEADNHTLVREFILLGLSSDWDTRVALSVLFLIMYLVTVLGNCLVILLIRLGSRLHTPMHFFLTNLSLVDVSYATSIVPQMLVHFLAEHKGIPYVSCATQLFSSLGLGGTEFVLLAVMAYDRYVAVCDPLRYSVIMHGGLCTRLAITSWVSASVNSLMQTTITFQLPMCTNKYIDHISCKLLAVVRLACVDTSSSEIAIMVSSIVLLMTPFCLVLLSYIQIISTILKIQSTEGRKKAFHPCASHLTVVVLCYGMAIFTYIQPRSSPSVLQEKLISLSYAILTPMLNPMIYSLRNKEVKGAFQKLLGQLSGLTSTLATG, from the exons atggaagcaGATAACCATACTTTGGTGAGAGAATTCATTCTCCTCGGCCTGTCCAGTGACTGGGACACTCGGGTTGCTCTCTCTGTCCTGTTCTTGATTATGTACCTGGTGACAGTGCTGGGGAACTGCCTCGTTATTCTTCTGATCAGACTGGGCAGTCGACTCCACACTCCCATGCATTTCTTTCTCACCAACCTCTCCCTTGTTGATGTCTCTTATGCCACAAGCATTGTCCCTCAGATGCTGGTGCATTTTCTTGCAGAACATAAAGGAATCCCATATGTGAGCTGTGCAACCCAGTTATTTTCCTCCCTGGGCCTGGGTGGGACTGAGTTTGTTCTACTGGCAGTGATGGCCTATGACCGCTATGTGGCTGTGTGTGAC CCCCTGAGATACTCGGTCATCATGCATGGAGGGCTCTGTACTAGGTTGGCCATCACATCCTGGGTCAGTGCCTCTGTCAACTCTCTCATGCAGACCACCATCACCTTTCAGTTGCCCATGTGTACGAACAAGTATATTGATCACATATCCTGCAAACTCCTAGCTGTGGTCAGACTGGCCTGTGTGGACACCTCCTCCAGTGAGATCGCAATCATGGTTTCTAGTATTGTTCTGCTTATGACTCCTTTCTGCTTGGTTCTGTTGTCCTACATCCAGATCATCTCCACCATCCTAAAGATCCAGTCCacagaggggagaaagaaagccTTCCACCCCTGTGCCTCTCACCTCACAGTAGTTGTACTGTGCTATGGCATGGCCATTTTCACTTACATCCAACCACGCTCCAGCCCCTCTGTCCTTCAGGAGAAGTTGATCTCTCTCTCCTATGCCATTTTGACGCCCATGCTGAACCCCATGATTTACAGTCTGAGGAATAAGGAGGTGAAGGGGGCCTTTCAGAAACTGCTAGGGCAATTATCTGGATTAACGTCAACACTGGCAACTGGATGA